A genome region from Burkholderiales bacterium includes the following:
- a CDS encoding NAD(P)-dependent oxidoreductase: MAIMILGKDGQLGWELQRAFSALGPVTSLGRAELDLADVDAIRRAVRAIAPALVVNAAAYTAVDRAEAEPDLARAVNAAAPGVLAEECVRLGAALIHYSTDYVFDGARRVSYRETDTPNPLNVYGRTKLEGERAVQAAGGAHVIFRTAWVYAARGRNFLLTIRRLSHEREALQVVDDQVGCPTWARLLAEATARVVRASRVVETRDAGWLRERSGLYHLACGGETSWCGFARAIVAQVPAARPVPVHPIPTSAYPTPARRPAYSVLNCDKALQVFGLRLPSWDEGLRLFAADMATSG; encoded by the coding sequence ATGGCGATCATGATCCTCGGGAAGGATGGGCAACTAGGCTGGGAGCTCCAGCGCGCCTTCTCGGCCCTAGGGCCGGTGACGTCCTTGGGCCGTGCCGAGCTGGATCTGGCCGATGTCGATGCCATCCGCCGCGCCGTGCGCGCGATCGCTCCGGCGCTGGTGGTGAACGCGGCCGCCTACACGGCGGTGGACCGGGCCGAAGCCGAGCCGGACCTCGCCCGGGCGGTCAACGCCGCCGCGCCCGGCGTCCTGGCGGAGGAATGCGTCCGCCTGGGCGCGGCCCTCATCCACTACTCCACCGATTACGTCTTCGACGGGGCCCGGCGCGTGTCCTATCGGGAAACCGACACGCCTAACCCGCTCAACGTGTATGGGCGCACCAAGCTGGAGGGGGAGCGGGCGGTACAGGCCGCCGGGGGGGCGCACGTGATCTTCCGCACCGCGTGGGTCTACGCGGCCCGGGGAAGGAATTTTCTGCTCACCATCCGACGGCTTTCCCACGAGCGGGAGGCGCTTCAGGTGGTGGACGACCAGGTGGGGTGTCCCACCTGGGCGCGGCTTCTGGCCGAGGCCACCGCCCGGGTGGTGCGGGCGAGCCGCGTCGTGGAAACCCGAGACGCCGGCTGGCTAAGGGAGCGTAGTGGCCTCTACCACTTGGCCTGCGGCGGCGAGACTTCCTGGTGCGGCTTCGCTCGGGCCATCGTGGCCCAAGTGCCGGCGGCGCGGCCCGTGCCAGTCCATCCCATCCCCACGTCGGCGTATCCCACGCCCGCCCGGCGGCCCGCCTATTCGGTGCTCAACTGCGACAAGGCGCTCCAGGTCTTCGGCCTGAGGCTACCCTCCTGGGACGAGGGCTTGAGGCTATTCGCCGCGGACATGGCGACGAGCGGCTGA